The Erythrobacter sp. F6033 genome window below encodes:
- a CDS encoding peptidoglycan DD-metalloendopeptidase family protein: protein MSKSKSAKPWGDRLKEWFPEREFFMRSQGHVRFIKISPRLQMGAAGAVLALILVWASSMGVMAWNKYQAEADLASFQDEKAHIATKEERLEAYGSDMGRVVDELTARQDAVDAMLPLLPEEIREAGVNVTDSSEETAETVEKIGELFPEARGLAEIEARQIAYVEKMTRFADWRAQRAEAALRKLNLDPRTMAANVEQSNVGGPFEVLATSADGSIDPRFERLGLSLSRMNALERALEGVPQVVPASVTKITSNFGYRRDPFNGGGAMHNGIDFKGAYGSPIYAAASGEVVFAGWKGGYGKTVEIKHENGLMTRYAHMSRLGVTVGQTVDAGATLGGLGNTGRSTGPHLHFEVRMNDRAINPRPFLEAAPDVLKEVRGAGSVRSNPATSE, encoded by the coding sequence TTGTCAAAATCCAAATCTGCTAAGCCGTGGGGTGATCGGCTCAAAGAGTGGTTCCCCGAGCGCGAATTTTTTATGCGCTCGCAAGGCCATGTGCGATTCATCAAAATTTCCCCGCGCCTACAAATGGGCGCCGCCGGAGCAGTACTGGCTCTGATCCTAGTCTGGGCGAGTTCGATGGGTGTGATGGCTTGGAACAAATACCAGGCCGAGGCTGATCTGGCATCGTTCCAGGATGAAAAAGCCCACATCGCGACGAAAGAAGAGCGGCTTGAAGCCTATGGCTCCGATATGGGCCGCGTCGTCGATGAGCTTACCGCGCGTCAGGATGCGGTCGATGCGATGCTGCCTTTGCTTCCGGAAGAAATCCGTGAGGCCGGTGTCAATGTTACGGACAGTTCCGAAGAAACCGCCGAAACCGTCGAGAAGATTGGTGAACTCTTCCCCGAAGCGCGCGGCCTTGCCGAAATCGAGGCACGCCAGATCGCTTACGTCGAGAAGATGACCCGTTTTGCAGACTGGCGGGCGCAGCGCGCAGAGGCCGCCTTGCGCAAGCTTAATCTCGATCCGCGCACGATGGCTGCCAATGTCGAACAGTCGAATGTCGGTGGTCCGTTCGAAGTCCTCGCGACTTCTGCTGACGGTTCAATCGATCCGCGCTTCGAACGTCTCGGCCTCAGCCTGTCACGCATGAACGCTCTTGAGCGTGCACTCGAAGGTGTGCCGCAGGTTGTTCCTGCCAGCGTGACCAAGATCACGTCCAACTTTGGCTACCGCCGTGACCCGTTCAATGGCGGCGGCGCGATGCATAACGGCATCGATTTCAAAGGCGCCTATGGTTCGCCCATCTATGCCGCAGCCTCTGGAGAGGTTGTGTTTGCAGGTTGGAAAGGCGGCTATGGCAAGACGGTTGAAATCAAGCATGAGAATGGCCTGATGACCCGCTATGCGCACATGTCCCGCCTTGGTGTTACGGTCGGCCAAACGGTCGATGCCGGAGCCACTCTTGGCGGTCTCGGCAATACGGGTCGCTCGACCGGCCCGCATTTGCATTTCGAAGTTCGCATGAATGATCGTGCGATCAATCCACGTCCGTTTCTGGAGGCAGCCCCCGATGTTCTCAAAGAAGTCCGCGGAGCCGGATCGGTCCGCTCCAACCCCGCGACCAGTGAGTAA
- a CDS encoding nicotinate-nucleotide adenylyltransferase yields MRTGLLGGSFNPAHGGHRRITRFTIDALGLDEAWWLVSPGNPLKPKAGMAPLSARLKSAEVQARRAPIVPTAIEQHLGTRYTVNTLAKLKRRYPKREFVWLMGSDNLADFHRWKDWRRIARMMPIAVIARPGYNADALASPAMAWLRRYTVSAATFRNTGQWSAPALVFLRFDPDPRSATAIRRGNADWALQYRGAPARDRLTFRHVQSSEAS; encoded by the coding sequence ATCCGCACCGGACTTCTTGGAGGCAGCTTCAATCCTGCGCATGGCGGCCATCGCCGAATCACACGCTTTACAATTGATGCGCTGGGTCTGGACGAGGCGTGGTGGCTGGTTTCACCTGGGAACCCGCTAAAGCCCAAAGCTGGTATGGCGCCCTTATCCGCACGGCTTAAATCTGCCGAAGTTCAGGCGCGCCGCGCGCCGATTGTGCCAACCGCGATCGAGCAGCATTTGGGCACCCGCTACACCGTGAACACCTTGGCCAAGCTCAAACGGCGATACCCCAAGCGCGAATTTGTGTGGCTGATGGGGTCCGACAATTTGGCCGATTTTCACCGCTGGAAAGACTGGCGCAGGATCGCGCGAATGATGCCGATTGCGGTCATCGCAAGGCCCGGCTATAACGCGGATGCTTTGGCGAGCCCCGCCATGGCATGGCTCAGGCGCTATACCGTGTCTGCCGCCACATTCCGTAACACGGGGCAATGGAGCGCACCGGCACTGGTGTTTTTGCGTTTCGATCCAGACCCACGCTCTGCCACGGCCATTCGCCGGGGCAACGCAGATTGGGCCTTGCAATATCGAGGTGCACCGGCGCGCGATCGGCTGACTTTCAGACACGTACAATCAAGTGAGGCTTCATGA
- a CDS encoding glutamate-5-semialdehyde dehydrogenase produces the protein MTDQQTVPVALDVEALIKRIAVEGRSAQRQLAAMPSEARASALMCAAARLRADSASILEANANDLAAARENGLSRAMLDRLALDPERLESVAAGVEAVASLPDPVGQVIDSSRRPNGLKMSRIRVPIGTIGIIYESRPNVTADAAALCVRAGNAALLRGGSEAVHSNRAILAALTAGLEEGGVPKAAVQLVPTQDRAAVGAMLTASGLIDMIVPRGGKSLVARVQSDARVPVLAHLDGINHTYIHSAADPRMAQEIALNAKMRRTGICGAMETLLIDTSFEAADALVSALLDAGCELRGDGRAQALDARITRASANDWDTEYLDAVLSVAIVDGLDKALEHIARHSSAHTDVIVTSDAAAAEQFLTHVDSAIVMHNASSQFADGGEFGLGAEIGIATGRLHARGPVALEGLTTYKWIVRGTGQARP, from the coding sequence ATGACTGATCAACAAACCGTTCCTGTCGCGCTTGACGTCGAAGCATTGATAAAGCGGATTGCCGTTGAGGGGCGTTCAGCGCAGCGGCAGCTTGCCGCCATGCCGAGCGAAGCACGGGCTTCCGCTTTGATGTGTGCTGCGGCGCGCCTGAGGGCTGATAGCGCGTCGATTCTGGAGGCAAACGCGAATGACCTCGCCGCGGCGCGAGAGAATGGCCTTTCGCGCGCTATGCTTGATCGGTTGGCCCTAGATCCAGAGCGTCTTGAAAGTGTCGCAGCGGGTGTGGAAGCCGTTGCCAGCCTCCCTGACCCTGTCGGGCAAGTGATCGACTCTTCCCGGCGGCCCAATGGCCTCAAAATGTCGCGGATTCGCGTGCCGATTGGCACTATCGGGATTATCTACGAAAGCCGCCCAAATGTGACGGCAGATGCGGCGGCCCTGTGCGTGCGTGCAGGTAACGCAGCGCTCCTTCGCGGGGGCAGCGAGGCCGTGCATTCAAACCGCGCGATCCTTGCTGCATTGACGGCGGGCCTCGAAGAAGGCGGAGTGCCAAAAGCTGCGGTGCAATTGGTTCCGACGCAGGACCGGGCTGCGGTTGGTGCGATGCTGACGGCTTCTGGTTTGATCGACATGATCGTCCCGCGCGGCGGGAAGAGTCTGGTGGCGCGCGTGCAGTCGGACGCGCGCGTTCCTGTGCTTGCCCACCTCGACGGGATCAACCACACCTACATTCATTCCGCCGCCGATCCGCGGATGGCGCAGGAAATCGCGCTGAATGCAAAGATGCGCCGGACTGGCATTTGCGGGGCGATGGAAACCCTGTTGATCGATACCAGTTTTGAAGCCGCAGATGCGCTGGTATCGGCTTTGCTTGATGCGGGATGCGAGTTGCGCGGTGATGGGCGGGCTCAAGCGCTTGATGCTCGTATAACCCGTGCCAGCGCAAATGATTGGGACACCGAATATCTCGACGCCGTGCTGTCCGTAGCGATAGTCGATGGTCTGGATAAAGCGCTGGAGCATATTGCGCGGCATTCTTCTGCGCATACTGACGTCATTGTGACGTCAGATGCTGCTGCTGCGGAGCAGTTTTTGACCCACGTCGACAGCGCAATTGTCATGCACAATGCCTCTTCGCAATTTGCCGATGGCGGGGAGTTCGGCCTCGGCGCGGAGATTGGCATTGCGACAGGCCGCCTGCATGCGCGTGGGCCGGTAGCGCTCGAAGGATTGACCACCTATAAGTGGATTGTGAGAGGGACCGGACAGGCGCGTCCCTGA